One Deltaproteobacteria bacterium genomic region harbors:
- the tsaB gene encoding tRNA (adenosine(37)-N6)-threonylcarbamoyltransferase complex dimerization subunit type 1 TsaB, whose translation MKILALDTATETEGVALLEGDVLQAQAQIRVSKTHASQLWKTIFFLLAQAEWELNEIDLWAVTVGPGSFTGLRIGLATIKGLSFATQKPIVGISTLEALAFPFSYCPYLICPVIDARKKEVFCAYFRSDSHGEIHWAGEPRNIKPQALAQEINEPVLLVGNGARLYQPFFKESLGTLALFPDSHLHLISPVVLGTLARSRMQQGRQSSPEEIRPFYIRPSDAEYAKQTPSIY comes from the coding sequence TTGAAGATACTGGCTCTGGATACCGCCACCGAAACCGAAGGGGTGGCCCTTCTGGAAGGGGATGTGTTACAGGCCCAGGCCCAGATTCGGGTTTCAAAAACCCATGCCAGTCAATTATGGAAGACCATCTTTTTCCTTTTGGCCCAGGCCGAATGGGAGCTTAATGAAATTGACCTCTGGGCGGTGACGGTCGGCCCGGGAAGCTTCACTGGTCTTCGTATCGGTCTGGCCACCATAAAAGGCCTGTCCTTTGCCACCCAAAAACCGATTGTCGGAATATCCACCCTGGAAGCCCTGGCCTTTCCATTTTCTTATTGCCCCTACCTGATTTGTCCGGTCATTGATGCCAGAAAGAAAGAGGTTTTTTGTGCTTATTTCAGGTCGGATTCCCACGGGGAAATCCATTGGGCCGGAGAACCACGAAATATAAAGCCCCAGGCTTTGGCGCAGGAAATCAATGAACCGGTTCTCCTGGTAGGCAATGGGGCCAGACTCTACCAGCCATTTTTTAAAGAGAGTCTCGGTACACTGGCCTTGTTCCCTGATTCTCATTTGCATCTTATATCGCCGGTCGTTCTGGGGACCCTGGCCCGGTCCCGGATGCAGCAAGGCCGGCAATCTTCTCCGGAAGAGATCCGGCCCTTTTATATTCGTCCTTCCGATGCCGAATATGCCAAGCAAACCCCTTCCATTTATTAA
- the rseP gene encoding RIP metalloprotease RseP codes for MFKLVPFIIVLGLLIFFHELGHFGAAKFFGVKVERFSFGLGPRLFGLKVGETDYRISAFPLGGYVKMVGEGLDDEVSEEEKVRSFSHKPVWKRMVIVLCGPLFNFFFAIVVFCVGFLFVGQVILTSEIGEVKPNFPAYNAGIRPGDKIVQMDGQAIQSWKELPEIVRKNPGKPISLIFVRGNQRYATEVTPVRSTVKNLFGEDVQEAVIGVTPSGKYFTRKLGVLGAFQSGIDQTWGITKMTGLSLLKLVQRKLPLETLGGPIFIAQLAGQQAQEGWTNLLFFTALLSVNLGILNLLPIPVLDGGHLVFFGLEWILGKPLSLKKREMAQQVGMFILILLMVFVFYNDIARIIQQ; via the coding sequence TTGTTTAAACTGGTCCCTTTTATCATCGTCCTCGGTTTGTTGATCTTCTTTCACGAACTGGGACATTTCGGGGCGGCAAAATTCTTCGGGGTTAAAGTGGAGCGGTTTTCTTTCGGCCTGGGCCCCCGTTTGTTCGGCCTCAAGGTGGGGGAAACCGATTACCGGATTTCCGCCTTTCCCCTGGGGGGATATGTTAAGATGGTGGGAGAAGGGCTGGATGATGAGGTCTCGGAAGAAGAAAAGGTCCGGTCCTTTTCTCATAAGCCGGTCTGGAAAAGGATGGTCATTGTCCTTTGCGGCCCTTTGTTTAACTTCTTTTTCGCTATCGTTGTTTTTTGCGTGGGGTTTCTATTCGTTGGACAGGTCATCCTGACCAGTGAGATCGGGGAGGTTAAACCCAATTTCCCGGCCTATAATGCCGGCATTCGTCCCGGAGATAAGATCGTCCAAATGGACGGCCAAGCCATCCAGTCCTGGAAAGAACTGCCTGAGATCGTACGAAAAAATCCGGGAAAACCCATTTCTTTGATTTTTGTAAGGGGAAACCAGCGTTATGCAACCGAGGTTACACCGGTCAGAAGTACGGTTAAAAACCTTTTCGGGGAAGACGTTCAGGAAGCGGTTATCGGGGTCACCCCCTCCGGAAAATATTTTACCCGGAAATTAGGGGTCCTGGGTGCCTTCCAAAGCGGGATCGATCAAACCTGGGGGATAACTAAAATGACCGGGCTCAGTCTGCTCAAGCTGGTCCAAAGGAAATTACCTTTGGAGACCCTGGGGGGGCCGATTTTTATTGCCCAGTTGGCCGGTCAGCAGGCCCAGGAAGGCTGGACCAATCTTTTATTTTTTACTGCCCTGTTGAGCGTCAATCTGGGAATCTTAAATCTCCTTCCCATCCCTGTCCTGGATGGGGGCCATCTGGTTTTTTTCGGGTTGGAATGGATCCTGGGCAAACCCCTCAGCCTGAAGAAACGGGAGATGGCCCAACAAGTGGGTATGTTTATCCTGATCCTGCTGATGGTCTTTGTTTTTTATAATGACATCGCACGTATCATCCAACAGTGA
- a CDS encoding phosphatidate cytidylyltransferase, whose amino-acid sequence MGLKPSPSHGKRLITASLIIPLLFLALYFGGPVLFIFLVWAGFSLGNREWFYLIYQKPSGFILWLHWFLGSLALWGAYFKGIDGLFLALILGALFCFIYMIVTFPNQKPFFDSLGKQIFALWYLPLYLPFFVLIRKESHGLNWVFFLLAVNYAGDTAAYYVGRTWGRHKLAPLISPQKTIEGSLGGLTANILLAWIFQVTLFPQYPQLQIIGLGLLLGMVSQLGDLLESMFKRTVRVKDSGSLFPGHGGFLDRADSVLLPAPLVYFFVRFFG is encoded by the coding sequence TTGGGTTTAAAGCCTTCACCCTCTCATGGTAAGCGCCTTATCACCGCTTCCCTGATTATACCCCTGCTCTTTTTGGCTCTCTACTTTGGAGGGCCGGTTCTTTTTATTTTTCTGGTTTGGGCCGGTTTTTCCCTGGGGAACCGCGAATGGTTTTATTTGATTTACCAAAAACCCTCCGGCTTTATCCTGTGGCTTCATTGGTTTCTGGGATCATTGGCCCTTTGGGGGGCATATTTTAAAGGGATAGACGGTCTTTTCCTGGCCTTAATCCTGGGAGCGCTGTTTTGCTTTATTTATATGATCGTCACTTTCCCTAATCAAAAACCTTTTTTTGATTCTTTAGGTAAACAGATCTTTGCCCTCTGGTACCTGCCCCTCTATCTTCCTTTTTTCGTACTCATCAGAAAGGAAAGCCACGGACTGAACTGGGTATTTTTTCTGTTGGCGGTGAACTATGCCGGGGATACGGCGGCTTATTATGTAGGACGCACCTGGGGAAGACATAAGCTGGCCCCCTTGATCAGTCCCCAAAAGACCATCGAGGGGTCTTTGGGAGGCTTGACGGCCAATATACTTTTGGCCTGGATTTTTCAAGTCACCCTTTTCCCGCAATACCCTCAGCTTCAAATAATCGGCCTGGGGTTGCTACTTGGTATGGTCAGTCAATTAGGGGATTTGTTGGAATCCATGTTTAAACGAACCGTCCGGGTAAAAGATTCGGGTTCTCTTTTTCCAGGGCATGGGGGTTTTTTGGATCGCGCCGACAGTGTGCTGTTGCCGGCGCCGTTGGTTTACTTTTTTGTGAGATTTTTCGGGTAA
- a CDS encoding 1-deoxy-D-xylulose-5-phosphate reductoisomerase, with translation MKTLSLLGSTGSIGVQVLNLVKQFEDQFRIVGLAAGKNMGLLKEQILYFKPRSVSVASEKEAIELTSHGFPGFPLTVLWGSEGHEEIAALEETDMVVSAMVGAVGLQPTLAAIKARKTIALANKESLVMAGALMKEEARKHGVTILPIDSEHSAIFQVLQGQQREALRKIILTASGGPFWDYPQEAMKRITSQQALNHPKWKMGQKISIDSATLMNKGLEVMEAQWLFGVSLDQVDICIHPQSIIHSMVEYQDGSILAQMGNPDMVIPIAYALSYPRRLPLNQGFLDLTQLTGLTFFKPDLERFPCLGLALEAARTGGSMPVVLNAANEAAVFSFLKGGLSYQGIPFVIRATMEKHKPFSPANLEEILAVDSWARKEAGSWIEKKGSRSKV, from the coding sequence TTGAAAACCTTATCCCTCTTAGGCAGTACCGGCTCCATAGGCGTCCAGGTCCTCAATCTGGTCAAACAGTTTGAAGACCAGTTTCGTATTGTTGGGCTGGCGGCCGGGAAAAACATGGGACTGCTTAAAGAACAGATCCTTTATTTTAAGCCGCGAAGCGTTTCCGTAGCTTCGGAGAAAGAAGCTATTGAATTAACCAGCCATGGATTTCCGGGATTTCCCTTAACGGTCCTCTGGGGGTCTGAAGGTCATGAAGAAATTGCTGCCCTGGAAGAGACGGACATGGTGGTCTCAGCCATGGTCGGAGCAGTCGGTTTACAGCCGACTTTGGCGGCTATCAAGGCTCGAAAGACCATTGCCCTGGCCAATAAAGAGTCTTTAGTAATGGCCGGGGCCTTGATGAAGGAAGAAGCCCGAAAACACGGGGTAACTATTTTACCGATCGACAGCGAACACAGTGCCATTTTTCAGGTTTTACAGGGCCAACAGCGGGAGGCCTTACGGAAGATTATATTAACCGCTTCAGGGGGGCCGTTTTGGGATTATCCCCAAGAAGCCATGAAACGGATTACCAGCCAGCAGGCTTTGAATCATCCCAAATGGAAGATGGGTCAAAAGATATCGATTGATTCAGCCACCCTGATGAACAAGGGGCTGGAGGTGATGGAAGCCCAATGGTTATTCGGGGTTTCTCTGGATCAGGTGGACATTTGCATCCATCCCCAGAGTATCATCCATTCCATGGTCGAATATCAGGATGGCTCTATCCTGGCCCAAATGGGAAATCCTGATATGGTGATCCCTATTGCCTATGCCCTTTCCTATCCCAGGCGGCTGCCTCTGAATCAGGGTTTTTTAGACCTGACCCAACTGACCGGGTTAACTTTTTTTAAGCCGGACCTGGAAAGATTCCCCTGTTTGGGGTTGGCCCTGGAGGCGGCCAGAACAGGAGGCAGTATGCCGGTGGTATTAAATGCCGCCAATGAAGCCGCTGTCTTCTCTTTTTTAAAGGGGGGGCTGTCTTATCAGGGGATTCCCTTCGTAATTAGGGCCACCATGGAAAAGCATAAACCCTTTTCCCCGGCTAATTTGGAAGAAATTCTGGCCGTTGATTCCTGGGCCAGAAAAGAGGCCGGTTCCTGGATTGAAAAGAAAGGTTCAAGGTCCAAGGTATAA